Proteins encoded in a region of the Salmo trutta chromosome 34, fSalTru1.1, whole genome shotgun sequence genome:
- the LOC115173398 gene encoding zinc finger protein 497: protein MDFGNVMLDIEQVVLGEEVMTSATASIIKPQTVPALQTYQHDSLQCFQCFITFCNAKSKERHMRKSHREEYKQSLQQTDTLFTCYVCDRTFSSEELTQHQASHSLEDKPFRCTHCQGSFRTFSELSVHRRQLCKERRCACKDCGMVLRGPNQLRTHCLTQHPQLLEEADDDTKTHRCGKCGRRFEMEVELVLHRENFVGHRHCDAKVPAKKRGRPPKKVSVAEPKSAEREAANGEKSGKADDGGEELVAKGGKRPGPPHKEELQIPCPEAECDLMFSSVALLRAHKKEKHRRPPPPLKTHPCSECEESYVRPEQLKAHMVMAHGYGQHNCPTCGKTFGRESNLKAHQKTHTEGEEATDKENR from the exons ATGGATTTTGGTAACGTTATGTTGGATATAGAGCAGGTCGTTTTGGGGGAAGAGGTGATGACCAGTGCCACAGCATCCATCATCAAACCACAGACTGTCCCTGCACTCCAAACCT ATCAGCATGACAGCCTACAGTGTTTTCAGTGCTTCATTACCTTCTGTAATGCCAAGTCCAAGGAGAGACACATGAGGAAGAGCCATCGTGAGGAATACAAGCagtcgctccagcag ACCGATACGCTGTTCACCTGTTATGTGTGCGATCGTACCTTCTCCTCTGAGGAGCTGACGCAGCACCAGGCCTCACACAGCCTGGAAGACAAGCCCTTCCGCTGCACCCACTGCCAGGGAAGCTTCCGCACTTTCTCTGAG TTGTCAGTCCACCGGCGACAGCTGTGCAAGGAGCGTCGGTGTGCGTGCAAGGACTGTGGCATGGTATTGCGGGGCCCAAACCAGTTACGCACCCACTGCCTCACCCAGCACCCCCAGCTGCTGGAAGAGGCGGATGATGACACCAAGACTCATCGTTGTGGCAAGTGTGGCCGCAGGTTTGAGATGGAGGTGGAGCTTGTGCTGCACCGGGAGAACTTTGTGGGTCATCGGCATTGCGATGCAAAAGTCCCAGCCAAAAAACGCGGACGCCCTCCCAAGAAAGTTTCTGTGGCTGAGCCAAAGTCTGCTGAGCGAGAGGCAGCTAATGGAGAGAAGAGTGGGAAAGCTGACGATGGGGGAGAGGAGCTTGTGGCAAAAGGAGGGAAACGACCGGGTCCACCCCATAAGGAGGAGCTCCAAATTCCCTGTCCTGAAGCTGAGTGTGACCTCATGTTCTCCTCTGTTGCCCTTCTCCGGGCCCACAAGAAGGAGAAGCACAGGCGGCCACCTCCACCTCTCAAGACTCACCCCTGCTCTGAATGTGAAGAGAGCTATGTTCGACCGGAGCAGCTCAAAGCCCACATGGTCATGGCTCACGGCTATGGCCAACACAACTGCCCCACCTGCGGCAAGACCTTTGGCCGGGAGAGCAACCTAAAGGCACACCAGAAGACCCACACTGAGGGAGAAGAGGCAACAGACAAAGAAAATAGATAA